The Pararoseomonas sp. SCSIO 73927 sequence GGTTGACGGCAAGGCTACGGGCAACGCCCTGGAGCGAGAAGTCTTTGTAGACCTGGCTCACTCGGGACGCAGTCTCGGCTGCTGAACGGAGGCCGTAGAGCGGCCTTGTTGCACAAACCTTGCAGGTAGTCCTGCATGAGCAAGGCACTGGCGCAGGGCGGACGCCCGAAGGCGCGCTACCGGACACGGAACTGGCGGGAGTACGACCGAGGGCTCATTGCCCGCGGTGACCTGACCGTGTGGATTTCGCCCGATCTGGCCTGGCACACCTCAGAAGGTACGGGCAGACGTGGCCGCCCTCGGGTCTTCACGGACGCGGCGATCCAGGCGGTGCTGACGCTGAAGGTGCTGTACCAGCTGCCGCTGCGAGCCGCCCAGGGCATGGCGGGGAGCCTGATCCGGCTGGCGGGCCTGGACTGGCAGGTGCCTCACTACAGCACCCTCTCGCGGCGGCAGAAGAGCCTCACGGTCACCATCCCCTATCGCGCCCGGGGCGGCCCCTTGCACCTCGTGATCGACAGCACCGGACTGAAGGTGCTGGGCGAGGGTGAGTGGAAGGTCAGAAAGCACGGGGCCGACAAGCGTCGGGTCTGGCGCAAGGTGCACTTGGTGATCGACGCTGACAGCCACGAGGTGCGGGCCGTGGAGATGACAGATCACCGGCATGGCGACGGCGAGATCGTACCGGGCCTGCTCGCGCAGTTGCCGGAAGGGGAGCGGATCGGGGTGATCAGTGGCGACGGCGCCTACGACACGCGCGGCGTCTACGAGGCCTCTGCGGCTCGCCAGGCCGACCTCGTCGTGCCCCCGCGGCGCAACGGCAGGCCATGGAAGAGGCGAACCACCGGAGCGACCGAGCGGAACGAGACGCTGCGCGCCATCAGGCACCTCGGACGGCGACTGTGGAAGCGATGGAGCGGCTATCACCGGCGCAGCCTAGCCGAGACGGCGATGTCCCGCCTCAAGCGCCTCGGCGAACGTCTCTCAGCCCGAGATCCGGCCCGTCAGGTCGCCGAGGTGCAGATCCGCTGCGCGATCCTGAACATCTTCAACGCCCTTGGTATGCCCGACACCGTCGCTCGCGCCTGATCAGGGCATCAAAGACCGAACCACGCCCTCAAACCGATTTCCGCAACAGCGCCGATCGACACCCAGAATGGTTGGTCCGTCAAAGGAATCCCTGACCCAGCAGGGGCCACCCCGGCAAGCGCTCGCGCCCCGGGGGCACATCTGTCGCAATCGCGGCGGGTGGAGCATGGCCCTTCAATCCGTTGCCCCGCCCTTGCCGCTCTCAGGAGATCTGCAATGGGCAACGTGCTCAATCTACATCGCGACGAACTGACTACCACGCTCCTCGGCTTCATCCGAGCCAAGCGCCGTCCTAAAGTCTGGATCCGGTTTGAGCCCCATCCGACCGAGACGCGTCTCGAACGGCGCCGGTGGGACATTCAGGGCTGCTTACAGCGCCACAACAGCATCAAGCATGCAAAAGGCTTCACGCTGGAACTCGCCCGATCGGGCGATTGGTTCTCGGTGAAGATGAAGCCTGAGGCAGCCCGCAAATTCGCCAAGGACATGCGCCCACATGTGCGACGTGGGTGGATCGAGGTCTGGATCGGCGATCACCAACTCGGTGCCGATCCTGCAAGGCGGGTGAAGACGTCGTGACGGGCGAGTGAACCGGCAGACCCCGCGGTTCGTGACCATCTGAGTGGGCAGGCCTTGGCTCAAGGTTTGCCCATGTTTGCCCACAGATTAGAGTGGCGAGTGCCGGTATCCTAGGTTCCTTGCGGGAACAGCAGGGCGATCACCGTCCCCTGGCCATCGGTCACCTCCACCATTCCACCGACCGTGGCTTCGGCCCGGATGAACGACCGCAGGCCTATGAACGAGACGCGCCGTCCGGCGGACAGCTTCTTGAACCCATCTAGCCCGTCCGTCGACGCCAAGTGCCGAAACCGCCCGTAGGCTGCGGACTGTCGGTGATCGTCGGCCCGGGCAGAGGAGAGCCAATAGAGGAGTTCATAGGCACGGTTATGGACGAGCTTGAGGCGGTCGATCGCCTCCTGCGGGCTGGCGGGGGCATCCAGTACGGCCGCCGGGGTGAAGGTCGGGCGGGCGCGGCCCTCCTGCAGCAGTGGTCCAGCTTTCCAGACTGGCTCCAGGTGAGCGATCCGGTTCCTCATGTCGCCAACGAGGTCGATACGAGCGAACAGGACGTCCTGGCGCCGCTGCTTGGCCCAGTAAGCAGGATTGCTGTTGGCGTGGTTCGGCAGTAGGGCAGTGAGGATTGCTCCCCAATCCACCCTGTCACCCCGGTGGTCGTGGGTGGCGTCCAGAAGGTGCTTCCAGAAGCCGAAGGTGAGCTTCGAGACGACGTCGTCCGGCGATGGCGAGGGCCAAAGAGGCACTTGGCGCCCGGCCCGCCGACGGTGAGTGATCGCGTGTACCTTCTCGAGTGAGCGCGGCACCAATCGGAGGTCGTTATACCAGTCCGAGGAGGCCGTTCCTGCAGCTGTCCCGTACCGCACGCTTAATTCCCGGTGGAACGCGTTCCGCATCGTCACTTCGAGGTTGTTCAGTAACGCAGTAAGGCTGGCCGAGATCGCGTCGTTCCAGCAGTACACCCCGTAGAGTTCGAGGTCGTCGGCAGGGTTGAAGAATGCCCGGTAGCTGCTGAGGCGTGGGCCGGAGAGCGCTGCGATGGTCGCGGCGATGTTAGAGGGTTGCATTTCGCCGCAGCAGGCCCTATCTATCTCGTGTAGGCACGCAGTTTGTACCCTAGTTAGCCCAACGACGCGACGGGAGGCGGGGTCTGCGATGCAATATTTCTTCAGAAAGGGGTCACCGCAAGGTGGCCCCTTTCGGCATTCTAGGCCTTGCTATGCTGCTTTCTTAGTCCGTTACATGGCGGCCTGCTTGTCCGGCAACAATGCGGCGCTGTTCAGCCTAGAAGTATTCCTCCGCTAGCCACATGGCAGTGTTGGAGGTGCCCTGGCTACTTTCCTTAAACTGGTTGGCCATCGGGCCTGTTCCAGACAGCGCCGATAGGGCCCTGACGCTTTAAAGAACTTCAGAGCCGCTTCTAGATGCCCGATCATAGCCAGACCACGTCACAGCGGGCGAGCTCAGGCGGACGCTCTCTACGTCCGATTACGAAGGTGAAGCAGGCATCACGGCACGGGTCTTATACAGCCGCTACCCACCCATTCTCGACGGTCACATGCGCGGGCCACGTGGGCGCACTTCCTGCGCCTCTCTCCTACTCCCCGCGGCGGTCAGCTCAAACCGATCCGCCGCCACCCTTTGTAGTTGATCCAGTGCACTCCGCACCGCCGCAGTGACGGGCTGATGCCCCTGCTGCCGCGCCAGGTCGTTCCAGTCGCTACCCCGGTCGCCAGCTGGGAAGGATGGCAGAACGGCGACACCGCCCACTGCCGCCGCAGCAGCCTCGGCCTTCTCCTTCCCCACGTTCGGCAGCGGCACCGCCCGCCTGGGCAGGTGGTGGTCATTGTCCCCGGCAATGATGATGGGTCGCGAAGAGTCGGCCGCCCGGTATACCCTCGCTACTACCGCCAAGTTCCCCGCGTTGAAGGCCACCGCAACCGGCAGGCCGGTAGCCTCGTGCAGCGTAGCCCCCGTGGCGTAGCCCTCAGCTATTAGCAGCGGCGCGCCCGGCTTCGGTCGTCCACCGATCAGCATGTGCCCGCCCTCAGTCCTGCCCCCTTTCAAGAACAGCTTGGACCCGTCCACGTTCACCCGCTGCACCCCCCAAAGCCGCCCGTCCACTCCCTGCACCGGGACTAACAGCCGGCCACGCCGGTCCTGCCGCAGCCCGTGCGCCTTCACGCCTTTGGCCGCGAGGTAGGGGTGATCCTTGGCCGGCGTCGCCGCAGCCCATAGGCGATGCGCCATCCTCGCCGCCCGCTCGTGGGTGTCGTGCCGCTCGCGCGCCCGCTCCGCGGATCTGGCTGCAGCCTCAGCCGCGAACGCCGCCCGCTCGGACGGCACGGTCTGCGCTACCGGTCGCTCGGCCTTCCAGCGGATCTCGGTGCCGGTCTTATGGTTGCGGATGTAGCCCGCCGGCCAGTCGTCGAGGTGCCCGACGTAGGTTCCCGACTTCTGCCCCTTCCGGTCACCCTCCACAGGGACCCGGTGCATCTTCCCGTCCATCTCCGCCGGCCCGGCTACGCGCAGCCCGGCCCTGTGCAGGGCTACGGCGAAGTCCGCCGCGGCGTCGGCCTCGGTGAAGCGCGGCGCCGCTCGCCGCCCCGGAGCTGCGACAGCGCGCGGGGAGGATGGGGGGATAACCGGGGATGGCGTACGGATGGCCTGAGACGGCACCGCGAGGCTGGCGGGAGCCTGTGCCCCGTCGCGATTTTGGCGCAATCCCTGGACCGCCTGGGCGGACTTCGCACCCCTGTCCTGCCCCATGCCCGCCAGGACGGCGCCGCGCTCGTCCAAAGCAAGCGCTAGGCGATCCGCGACTGCGGCCACGGCGCTCTCCTCGCGCCTGCGCTGCGCTGCTCGGCGCACGCTCGGTCGTAGCGACCCGTCCTTCCCCGCCGCCGTGCGCCGCCAGTAGGCCGCCGCGTCCACCGGCTTCGCTTGGCGCTCGCCCGCGGGCTGGGGCGCCCGGTGCCGCTCAGCCGCTGCCCGGCTGCGCGCTTGGTTGTGCGCCGCCCGGTCACGTACCGCCCTTGCCTCGCCTTCGGCCGGACGGCGTTCCTCGCGCCCGCTGTCCTGCAGAAAGGTCCCGCCGGCCCGCCGCAGCCGGTCGGCCAGCTCGCGCACCGCCTGCCAGCGGGCATCGAGCGCCTGCCGCAGCCGCTCCACCGCCTGACCCACCGCCCGGCCGTCGCGGCGGTCGCGGAACCGCGCCCCCAGCGTCGCCCGCGGCTCGCCCGCCGCCTCGCGCGCCTCGGCCCTCCGGAACCCGGCCTGCATCGCGTGCGCCGACGTGCGGCCGACGTCGCGAGCGCGGTCCATGAAGTCGAGTGCCGACGCCTTCGCCGGCTGCTGGGCCAGGTTCCGCGCCACGTTCTCCCATACGTCCACCGCGGTGATGGGGCGGGCGTCCCCCAGCGCTCGGCGCACCATCACCTCGCGCCGCTCGGCGCCGTCCGAGGTAATGAGCCAAGCGGAATCCTTGTGCCGGCTCTCGGCCGTGTAGCCCTTGAAGCCCTGCACCCCCGCCGATCCCGCCGGCATGGCGTTGATGTGCTCGCTGCTGGTGATCCCCTGCGCCGCGTCGATGGTCAGCACGTCACCGGGCGCCAGCCGCGTGCGGCCGTTCTTCTTGTCGGCCAGGCTCTCCCACGACACCGCGCCGTCGCGACCGGCCGCCGTCCGCAGCACGATCCCGTCTGCGTTCACGTCGCGCACTTCGAGCACGCTGCCGTTGTTGCCGATGTTGCCCCGGCCGCCGTCAAGGAAGCGGGCGTTGAGGCGGTCGAACAGCCGCACCCGGTCACCCGGCGCCAGGGTGAGATTGTAGGCGGCGCCGGCCTGGTCGGTCGCGCGCACGCTGAACACGTCGGCCCCCAGCTCGCCCATCGCCCGGCGTTCCTCGCGCAGCGCCAGGGCCACGGCGCGGGCGTCGGCGTTCGTCGGCGCCGTGACGCTGATGGAGAAGCCGGTATCCCCTGCGTTCGCCTCGCGCCGCTGCCGCCATAGCTCGGCCACCCGCCGCACGGCGTCGTCGTAGCCGCCCGGCACCGCCTCGGCCGTGCCGTCCGCCCGCTTCATGGCCAGCGCCTCGGCCGCCTTGCCGTCACGGAACAGCCCGGCGATCTCGCGCTCCCGCTCGGTGCGTTGCCGGCGCGTGGTTAGGATCTCAGGCACCGCCTCCTTCCCCAGCGCCCGGCGCATGAGGTTCACCACCGGCCCGGCTTCAATGCCCTGGCATTGCTTGTCGTCGCCCACGGCGACGATGCGGAACCCGTGCTGCGCGCGCAGCCGCAGCAACTCCAGCATCTGCCGGGCGCCCACCTGCCCCAGCTCGTCCACCACCACCACCGTCCGTGGCCCGATCGAGAGGCGACCGGCACGAACCCCATGCAAGAAGCCCGTGAGCGCCGCGACATCCCCTACCCCGGCCTCCTTCAGTGGCTCGGCCTGGCGCCAGGCGATGGCCACGCCCACCACGTGGTCGCCCTGCGCCTTCCAGGCATCCACCAGCGGGCGCAGCAGGGCGGTCTTGCCCGCCCCGGCCACGCCCACCGCCACGCCCACGGCGCCGCCCGTGCCGAGGCGCACCATGGCCGCGTGCTGCGCCTTCCCGTGGTCGTCACCAAAGTCCAAGCCGCTGCGCTCCACCGCGGCAGCCAGGGCAGCGGGGGAAAGGGCGCGGCCGCGATCCGCAGCAGCGGCCTTGGCCAGCGCCACAGCCTTCTCCTCCTGAGCGACGTGCAGCGCCGTTGTCACCCGGACCTCGTCGCGCTCGCCCTCGCGACCCCACACCAGCCCCGTGAGCTGGCCATCCTGGCGCACCCCGCGCTCGCGCATGGCCCGCGTCAGGGCGTCCACATCCGCCCGGCCGCCCTCCGCCCCCGGCGTGATACCGGCCGCGATCAGGGCGCGGGCCGCCGCGGCGCGCAGGTCCGCCCCGTTGAGGACCGAAGCGCGGGAGAACTCGGCTTCGAGGAAGGGCAACGCCGCTTCATAGGCACCTTCCAGGCGGGCCGCCCGGCTCTGCTCCCTTGGCGCCCCGGCGCCTTGGCGTCGTGGCACCACGACGCCGCGGTGCTCCCAGCCGATGGCCGCGGCCTGGCCGCGCCAGGCGGCGAAGTCGCTGAGGTCGTCCTCCTTGTTCTTACGGGCCGCCTTCGTGCCGCCCTTGAGGAAGTCCACCTGCATGTCCGGTGTCATGGCGTCCCAATCGAGGCCGCGCTTGGCTGCCTCCGCCCGCGCCGCCTCGGTGCCGTCGCGGGTGCGCTTGCTGAATGCCTCGCACACCGCCTCCGGGATGGCCGGCAGCCGGGCCATGCCGGTGCGCTCCTCCAGCTCCACCGCCACCCCGACGCGCCGCAGGTTCGCGGCGATCTGCGCCTGGTAGAAGGCACCGAACTCGTGGATGCGCCCGTGGGCGGCCTTGAGGTCCAGGGCGCCCAGGTGACCGCCATCCGTCAGAACCAGGTTGGGCACCGCGCAATGGGTGTGGAGCTGCGGATCGCCGGCCCCGGAGGGGTCACGGTCGGGCCGTAGGGTATGCAGCTCGGTCGTCACCTCGCCGGTTTTGGGGTCGGGCCGCTTCACCTCGGCGGTCGCCCGGGCCGTGAAGTGCTCGAAGCCAATCCAGGCGACGTGCCCGGCCTCGGTACCGCCCATACCGGCCTTGCCGCGGCGGACCTGGCCGATTTCGCGGGACACGTAGCGCAGCGAGGCGTCGACCGCGTCTCGGTGCGCCTGGAGGATGGTCGCCCGCTCGGCCTCGGTCGGAGCGAAGGCCCATGCCAGGCTCACGCTCTTGGGGGCGGAGAAGCACAGGTCGATGTAGCTGACGCTGCGCGTGGTTGCGGCCTCGTTCGTCACCAGCTCGCCCCCGTCCGCGCGCCGGCCGGCGAGGATCTGGCTCACCTGTTCGACGGTCGGGATGCCGTGCGGGTCGATCCCCAGCGCCGATGCCAGGCCGGGATGCATGTCCCGCCGCGGCTGCGGCCGGGTGCCACGGCGCGGCGCCTCCGGCCCCGGCTCGCCGTCCGGTCCCGGCCCAGCCCCCAGCTCGGCCGCCCGGTTCCGGGTGTAATAGTCGCCCATCGCCACGGCCTCGGGCGATAGCGTCTCCTCCATCAGGTGATCGGCCATCGCCCGTGCGCCGCCCGGAATGGCGATGGCTGCGCCCTTGCGAAAGGTCAGCACCAGACGGACCTGCTACTGCTGTGACGCCGGCCCCGGGCGCTGGCCAGCAGGGGTTTCGTCATCGTCCACCGGCCTGCCGCTGGCAGCAGCCTCGATGCGGTGCAGGACCTCGGTCTGCTCATCCAGGCGCTGCACGATCTGCGTCAGCAGCCCCGGTAACGGGCTCTCGCCGGCCTCTTCGGTCGCCGCCTCCATGATCGCCTGCAGCATTTCGGTGTGGGTGCCCTGCGTCTCCACCATCATCCGCAGCCCCTGGGTCAGCGTTTCAACGGTGTCCCGGAGGCGGGCCAGCTCGGCGGCGATGGCGTCTGACAAAGCGGCATCCTCGGTAGCAGTGGTCGGGCGCCACCTAACCATCTCTAGCGGGGATGAGACCAGCACCTTCTAGGGTGCAATGGTCTGTAGTGACCTTCTCTACTCCCCTCCCCCCGTCTCTTGTGTCCTGTTTATCTCTTCCTTGTGCCTCTCCTGTCTCCTCAGCGGGTAACTCTGTCTGTTCCTGTCTGTCCTTGTCCCTTCGTTATGCCTTCGACGTCCCCTCTATGTGTCTTAAACGTCTCTTAGTGGTGTCGAACCGGTGCCTTATACGTATCTAATTGGGAACGCGGGGTTGCACCTATGGGCTCCCTTGGGCCAGGATTCCGAGCAGTTGCAACTACGGATGATCGGCTTGGCGGACCCTTCCACCCCACCCGCGACCAAGATGGCGCAGGAGGCATTCGGCCAGCTTTCGGGCCGCTCTCCCCTGCTCGGCTGGATGCGCCAACACCATGCCCTGATCACCGAGCGGATGAACACGGTTCGGCCGAGTTGGGACAGCATTGCCCGCACCCTGGCCGACCTGGGCATCCGTGATGCCAACGGCGAGCCGCCAAAAACGGAAGCGGTGCGGCGGGCCTACCATCGCGTCACAGGCGCCCTGAACGCTAAGGGACAGCGACGGCGACGGTCCAAGGCGGAAATGGCCGTGGCGAAGGCTGGAGCTTCCCGCACGCCCGCAACCGCTCCCACAGCCGCCCCAACGCCTCCTCCACCCGTCGCGCCTCCTGCCCTCGCAGCGGCACCTTCCCCACCAGTTCGCCCGGCCTTTGATCCGACCGAAGGCGCCTTCGATCCGAAGCCGCCCCCGCGGTTCAAGCCAGCGTCCCTGAAATGACCAGAGTACCAGCCATGAAGAACACCCCGTCCGTAGCGCCCCAGCCCGACCCCTCCCCCACGCCTAGCCCTCGTCTATTCGGCCGGGCCCGCTCGATTGAGGGCGAGCGGGAGATCCCGGTCGGACCGGCGGCCCGTCCTCGCGACGGCGCCGCTGCAGCCCTGCCCACTGTGCCGGCCGTAGACCTCGGGGACGGTCCCAAGGCGCTGTTCGTCATGGGGCCGGGCCGCAGCGGTAAGACCACGCTGCTGCGCTACATCCTGGAGGAGGCCCGCTCCGGGCAGCCGGCCCCGATAGCCGCGGCGCTCGATCCGCAGAACCGGTCGCTGGCCACCTTCGTCAACGACGTGGCGCAGCCCGATACAAACGATCCCACCGGTGTCGCCCGCTGGGCAGAAGAATTGCTCGGCTTCGTCATGACCGAGAAGCAGAGCGCCCTGCTCGACATGGGCGGCGGCGATCTGAGCATGGGCAAGCTGCTGGAGGACGTGCCTGACCTGGCCGGCAGCCTGGAAGAGGCCGGCGTGCATCCAGTCGCGATCTACACCCTATCCCCACGCGTCGATGATCTGAGCGTGCTGGCCGGCTACGAGGCGCAGGGCTTTCAGCCCAAGGCCACGGCGCTGATCCTCAACGCCGGCCTGGCCGACCCCACCATGCCGCGGGAGGACGCCTTCGCCCGCGTGCTACGGCACAGCGCTTTCCGGGCCGCCGTGGAGCGCGGGGCGGTGCCGATCTGGATGCCGCGGCTGGATGCGGGCGTTGCAGCCGAGATCGAAGGCAAGCGGCTCCGCTTCGGCCAAGCGCGCGACGGCCAGACCCCGGCCGACCAGCCCGGCGCCATTCTCGGCCCGTTCGACCGCTCTCGCGTCCGCAAGTGGATGGCGGACATGGCCGCGTCCCTAGTGCCGATCCGGTCCTGGATTCCGTGAGCACGACGACTGCGGCGGCGCCCTCGGACCCGCGCGCAGCGATCGGCCGCGCGCGGGCCGATCTGCGCCTCGCGGCCTCGAAGGCGCAACTGGAGGGCGACCCGCTCGGTCCGGTTCTCGAGGCCTTCGGGGCCAGCCTCGGCGCCATGGGCGAAGTGCTGGACCACGTAGAGTCTAGCCGGCAGCCGCTGGACGCTTCAGCGCAGGCCGAGATGACGCGCCAGCTCGTGAAGGCATGCCGGGCCGACTTCGTGCGCCAAGCCGGCGCGCAGTCCCGGCGTTTGGCCGTGCTGTCGGGCGCCGGGGCGGCGGTGCTGCTGCTGGGCGCGCTGGGCGGCGGCTATCTGTGGGGAAGATCGACGGAGGCGGCGGAAGTGCGCGAGGCCACGGGCATTATCCGCGCCGCGCTGTCGGACGGCTCGGCCTCGGCTCGGGCATGGGCCGACGCCATCCGCCGCAATGACCTTGTAGGCCTCCTGTCGCGCTGCGAGGGGCGGGCGGTTTGGGCCGATGCCGCTGGCCGGCGGGCCTGCGCCGTGCCGCTGTGGCTGGATGAGGCTCCACCGCCGGCGGCGCCGGCGGGGTCACGCTCGTAGTGGCGGCGCCTTTCCCACGGGCGATCCGCGGGGTGGGCTCTGCACTCCGCGCCGCTGCCTGGCTGCTGCTCGCCCCGCTGCTCTACCTGGTGCGGGGACCAGCGAGGGTCTTGCTGGCCGTGATGGGCTTCCTGGGCATCGTATGCGCCTTCGCGGGCCTCCTCGGCATCCGCTCCGCACTCGACGCGGGGCAACCGCTCTGGGAGGCGCTTGGCATGATTTGGGGTGGTGGGGCTGTTGGGATGCTCTGCCTTGGGCTGCGCGCGCGCATTTCCCGCATGTGGAATGACTATGACTGACAAGCGCCAAGCTGTCTTGCGTATTACTGCTTTACGCAAGACGGCTTTGCGGTTCTAACCCCGCCCACGGCGCCTGGGCTGGGGCCGTTCCTCTAAGTCATGGCTGGATACCTGCACGCCATGCTTGGCCAGGGCTTCCGCGATCACGCGCCGCTGCGTCGTGCCCTTTTCGATTGCGAAGCGGGCCAGGGCTTCCAAGGTACCTTCCGTCATCCGGACAGACAGGACAGCCGGCTTGTCGTCGCCCTGGCGTTGGGCAATGGCCGGCGGCTGCTGCGGTGCGGCCTCGCCGGCTGCCCGTAGCATCTCGTCAGGGGAAATGGGCGGCGCTGGCCTGGTGCTCTTGAGGCCCTTCAACGGTGCGGCTCCTGTGTCTTTACGGCTTTCGTCTTTACGTCTTTCGTCTTTACGCCATGTAACTTGGCGCTCGGCGTCTTTTTCTTTCCAGTCGCTGAGGGATTGCCCGGCAGCCACCCCAGCTCCCGCAGCTCGTCGACCAGGGCTGCCGCCTCTGCTCCCGCCTTCCCAGCTGGCATCCGCCCTGAGAAGCCCATTTCCCCATAGGCCACTAGGTCAGACAGGGAGGCGGCTAGTTTTGGCAGGGTCGCTGCCTCGGCCGCAGCGTGTTTGGAGAGTGCCGTCGAGGACCGCACGCGGTTGAGAACAACACGGGCAGGTATCTCGCGGCGGGCTGCCGATGCAACGCCGGCCACCAGCTCAACGGTGCGGGCGGCCTCGGTCACGTCGCCCTCCCCCGGCACCATGGGGATCAGCACCCCGTCTGCCGCCGTCATGGCAACGGTCGCGGCACGGTTGCCGAAGCCAGCTGTGTCCACCACTACCACCTCAGCCTCCTGGGCCATCCGATGGATCAAATGGGCCAGCTTCGCCTCGTCCGGTTCGTGGTGGCAGACAAAGGCGGCTCCCTCGTAGAGCCTGGATGCCCATCGGGACAGGCCGGCAGTCGGGTCGGCATCGAGCACGGCAACGCTCACCCCCCGCGCCGCGAGGGTGCCCGCGATGATCTGGGACAGCGTTGTCTTGCCTGGCCCACCCTTTGAGCTGGCAACAGTGATGATCGACATGGTGGCTCCAACCGCATGACGCCGTGCGTCAAGTTAGCAAGCGTCAATACGGCTTGACTACAACGTACGTCGCCATGCGTAAAGCGTATTACGTCTGTACACTTGGCGCTGGACACCTCAGTAGGGCCTTCCCCATCCGAGGGCATCGTGGTTGTTTAGTTTTTTAATTTATCAACCACCATGAATGTTCTCCAGGATCCCAGTATGTCAGACAGCTCTAGCCCCGACGCCAAGGCCACTGGCACCCCGGTCAAGCGCCGCCCTGGCCGCCCGGCCGGCGGTGACATGGCGCAACTGACGCTCCGTATTCCGCGCGCGCACCTGCTCGCCCTCACAGAGGAAAGCGCCCGTCGTTCGATGGAGACGGGCCGCAATGTCACGCCGCAAGCCATCATCGCAGGCATGATCGCGGCCAGCATTGCCACCAAGAACGAGAGCACACCGGCGGCGTAGAACCCTACGCCGCCGCAACAGACAAGGGCACGGACCCGTTACTGTATAAATGAATTTTTCAATTTAAAAACGTTGACCGGTGGATTGGGTCGGGGTAATGTTCCTCTCAGCCGAGGCGCTTCGCTTCGGCGGTTAGAGCAAGGCGCTCCGCATGACGTTCTTCCGTTCTTCTCGTTCCTTCGGTTCCACCCGCGCCGCGATGGGCGCTAACCCACTGTCAGACGGGGAGCTAATGCAGCTCGCCCCGTCTGCCTTCGCGACAGAGGCCCATTCCTCCCGCTCCGCGCGCTACGCCTATATCCCGACAGCGGACGTAATCGCGGGTCTGCGACGCGAAGGCTTTGTGCCGGTGCTGGCGCGGCAGACCCGCCCGCGCGACGCCGACCGCAGCGGCCACACCAAGCACCTGATCCGCTTCCGCCACGAGGGTCAGGCAAGCCAGCCGCGTCGCGTCGGCATGACCTTTCCGGAAGTCGTGCTCATCAACTCCCACGATGGGACCAGCGCCTACCACGTCACCGCAGGCGTGTTCCGCCTCGCCTGCCTCAATGGGATGGTGGTGTCGGACGGGCCGGAACGCTCGGTAAAGGTGCCGCACAAGGGCGACGTAGTGCGCCAAGTGATCGAGGGCAGTTA is a genomic window containing:
- a CDS encoding IS5 family transposase, with the translated sequence MSKALAQGGRPKARYRTRNWREYDRGLIARGDLTVWISPDLAWHTSEGTGRRGRPRVFTDAAIQAVLTLKVLYQLPLRAAQGMAGSLIRLAGLDWQVPHYSTLSRRQKSLTVTIPYRARGGPLHLVIDSTGLKVLGEGEWKVRKHGADKRRVWRKVHLVIDADSHEVRAVEMTDHRHGDGEIVPGLLAQLPEGERIGVISGDGAYDTRGVYEASAARQADLVVPPRRNGRPWKRRTTGATERNETLRAIRHLGRRLWKRWSGYHRRSLAETAMSRLKRLGERLSARDPARQVAEVQIRCAILNIFNALGMPDTVARA
- the mobF gene encoding MobF family relaxase is translated as MLTFRKGAAIAIPGGARAMADHLMEETLSPEAVAMGDYYTRNRAAELGAGPGPDGEPGPEAPRRGTRPQPRRDMHPGLASALGIDPHGIPTVEQVSQILAGRRADGGELVTNEAATTRSVSYIDLCFSAPKSVSLAWAFAPTEAERATILQAHRDAVDASLRYVSREIGQVRRGKAGMGGTEAGHVAWIGFEHFTARATAEVKRPDPKTGEVTTELHTLRPDRDPSGAGDPQLHTHCAVPNLVLTDGGHLGALDLKAAHGRIHEFGAFYQAQIAANLRRVGVAVELEERTGMARLPAIPEAVCEAFSKRTRDGTEAARAEAAKRGLDWDAMTPDMQVDFLKGGTKAARKNKEDDLSDFAAWRGQAAAIGWEHRGVVVPRRQGAGAPREQSRAARLEGAYEAALPFLEAEFSRASVLNGADLRAAAARALIAAGITPGAEGGRADVDALTRAMRERGVRQDGQLTGLVWGREGERDEVRVTTALHVAQEEKAVALAKAAAADRGRALSPAALAAAVERSGLDFGDDHGKAQHAAMVRLGTGGAVGVAVGVAGAGKTALLRPLVDAWKAQGDHVVGVAIAWRQAEPLKEAGVGDVAALTGFLHGVRAGRLSIGPRTVVVVDELGQVGARQMLELLRLRAQHGFRIVAVGDDKQCQGIEAGPVVNLMRRALGKEAVPEILTTRRQRTEREREIAGLFRDGKAAEALAMKRADGTAEAVPGGYDDAVRRVAELWRQRREANAGDTGFSISVTAPTNADARAVALALREERRAMGELGADVFSVRATDQAGAAYNLTLAPGDRVRLFDRLNARFLDGGRGNIGNNGSVLEVRDVNADGIVLRTAAGRDGAVSWESLADKKNGRTRLAPGDVLTIDAAQGITSSEHINAMPAGSAGVQGFKGYTAESRHKDSAWLITSDGAERREVMVRRALGDARPITAVDVWENVARNLAQQPAKASALDFMDRARDVGRTSAHAMQAGFRRAEAREAAGEPRATLGARFRDRRDGRAVGQAVERLRQALDARWQAVRELADRLRRAGGTFLQDSGREERRPAEGEARAVRDRAAHNQARSRAAAERHRAPQPAGERQAKPVDAAAYWRRTAAGKDGSLRPSVRRAAQRRREESAVAAVADRLALALDERGAVLAGMGQDRGAKSAQAVQGLRQNRDGAQAPASLAVPSQAIRTPSPVIPPSSPRAVAAPGRRAAPRFTEADAAADFAVALHRAGLRVAGPAEMDGKMHRVPVEGDRKGQKSGTYVGHLDDWPAGYIRNHKTGTEIRWKAERPVAQTVPSERAAFAAEAAARSAERARERHDTHERAARMAHRLWAAATPAKDHPYLAAKGVKAHGLRQDRRGRLLVPVQGVDGRLWGVQRVNVDGSKLFLKGGRTEGGHMLIGGRPKPGAPLLIAEGYATGATLHEATGLPVAVAFNAGNLAVVARVYRAADSSRPIIIAGDNDHHLPRRAVPLPNVGKEKAEAAAAAVGGVAVLPSFPAGDRGSDWNDLARQQGHQPVTAAVRSALDQLQRVAADRFELTAAGSRREAQEVRPRGPRM
- a CDS encoding ParA family protein, which produces MSIITVASSKGGPGKTTLSQIIAGTLAARGVSVAVLDADPTAGLSRWASRLYEGAAFVCHHEPDEAKLAHLIHRMAQEAEVVVVDTAGFGNRAATVAMTAADGVLIPMVPGEGDVTEAARTVELVAGVASAARREIPARVVLNRVRSSTALSKHAAAEAATLPKLAASLSDLVAYGEMGFSGRMPAGKAGAEAAALVDELRELGWLPGNPSATGKKKTPSAKLHGVKTKDVKTKAVKTQEPHR
- a CDS encoding DUF932 domain-containing protein; this encodes MTFFRSSRSFGSTRAAMGANPLSDGELMQLAPSAFATEAHSSRSARYAYIPTADVIAGLRREGFVPVLARQTRPRDADRSGHTKHLIRFRHEGQASQPRRVGMTFPEVVLINSHDGTSAYHVTAGVFRLACLNGMVVSDGPERSVKVPHKGDVVRQVIEGSYEVLGASRQAIEAADAWASVALNREEQNILAEAARVIRFGDEEGNVASPIQAEQFLTARRAADTGADLWSTFNRVQENTIRGGLQAWGRDGNNRPRRITSREVTGIDQDVKLNRALWMLGERMAALKSAA